In a genomic window of Periophthalmus magnuspinnatus isolate fPerMag1 chromosome 3, fPerMag1.2.pri, whole genome shotgun sequence:
- the ubap1lb gene encoding ubiquitin-associated protein 1-like translates to MEGVPLKMPEYSSQEELVEDVQVTVPDYLTILQETEYDFSLEKWVLTGLQNGFMKLHHPSASSSSSSSLQPTCPPYWMMFRSPQQSRLASRHSSDFWEPNPRQRSYSLNPSVLRAKFTISDSEDESENVETVNIPLPEKKDLNVDMPCTITQRNQKKAQKAFVPDLLHPPTCLSSLPHQRRKNLRQCSLSVLETTKQNAVNEQSTPKGFSRSDSVDKLCSQKLGKESISPHSCPEPSVAPRPLGLSSAACDSSIELLSALSLEERELLGVITARGYPLRTAFIALQKTGRQAPEKILNYLVACDHLCQLGYDILQVEEALEMFQNCETKAEEFLHLLSQFNEMGFQQNAIKEVLLVHENHRERALEELMMRVA, encoded by the exons ATGGAGGGAGTTCCACTGAAAATGCCAGAATATTCGTCTCAAGAAGAACTCGTTGAAGATGTGCAAGTTACTGTCCCAGATTACCTCACAATACTACAAGAAACAGAG TATGACTTCAGTCTGGAGAAATGGGTACTCACAGGCCTTCAGAACGGCTTCATGAAGCTCCATCatccctccgcctcctcctcttcttcctcctctctgcagcCCACCTGTCCACCATACTGGATGATGTTCCGCAGCCCCCAGCAGAGTCGCCTCGCCAGCCGCCACAGCTCCGACTTCTGGGAGCCCAACCCTCGGCAGCGCTCCTACTCCCTCAACCCCTCTGTCCTGCGCGCCAAGTTCACCATCTCCGACTCGGAAGACGAATCAGAGAATGTCGAAACTGTCAATATACCGTTGCCAGAGAAAAAAGACTTGAATGTTGATATGCCTTGCACAATCACTCAGCGTAACCAGAAGAAAGCCCAGAAGGCCTTTGTCCCAGACCTCCTCCACCCACCCACCTGTCTGAGCAGCTTACCACACCAGCGCCGCAAAAACCTCCGCCAGTGCTCGCTGTCTGTGCTGGAGACGACCAAGCAGAACGCGGTCAATGAGCAGTCCACACCAAAGGGCTTCAGCAGGAGTGACTCAGTAGACAAGCTCTGCAGCCAGAAGCTAGGAAAG GAGTCAATCAGTCCACATTCCTGCCCGGAACCCAGTGTGGCCCCTCGCCCCCTGGGTCTCTCCTCCGCTGCCTGTGATTCGTCCATAGAGCTCCTTTCAGCCCTAAgcctggaggagagagagctgcTGGGGGTAATCACAGCTCGGGGTTACCCTCTGAGAACCGCCTTCATCGCCCTGCAGAAGACTGGACGGCAAGCCCCTGAGAAG ATCTTGAACTACTTAGTGGCTTGCGACCACCTCTGCCAGCTGGGATATGATATACTGCAGgtggaggaggcgctggagatgTTTCAGAACTGTGAGACTAAG GCTGAGGAGTTCCTTCATCTCCTGAGTCAGTTCAATGAGATGGGCTTCCAGCAGAATGCCATCAAAGAAGTGCTGCTTGTGCACGAAAACCACCGTGAAAGGGCCCTGGAGGAGCTCATGATGCGTGTGGCGTGA
- the kbtbd13a gene encoding kelch repeat and BTB domain-containing protein 13 produces the protein MRIYCKEVMESSCSVLQPGQCKLMRVNVDNHYFVVNKDLLVQNCEYFRALFQSGMKECQEDEICLQCVGILGFQVMIQVLEGRQPMLDSDQIVEAIECTAFLQVPILTKHLTNIINFENCLLMFHTASTYGVWDLFHNAALFIRDMYADLKEDLCTLPKTLIDYVESLIPANYMAVCSHSPSSDELEDFQRTICYLDEELKEWKVLTQLPSNASTTMAGVTVLDNKLYIIGGVHDVSKNIVQSGFCYNPLNNSWSTICRPNQLRYNLTLVGHEGCLYAIGGEFDHKELSSVERYKVANSCWSNVSHLPLPAASVVSAIALNRIFICLWKGRGATDIFEYLPEKDQWILETTLVREQSYGLCMVPHKDNLYVMRNGPCNDFLLCVMDCYNLSSHQWTAVPGQYVNSKGSLFTAAVRGDSVFTLSRKVTTEYTIEDYKWKKKREMSGFGRIGSIYTFLMRLPKAMLSLTERSTVTAPSQRSGNIVGHRRNFVRCVDNL, from the coding sequence ATGAGGATCTATTGCAAAGAAGTGATGGAGTCCAGCTGTTCAGTTCTCCAGCCAGGACAATGCAAGCTGATGCGGGTGAACGTTGACAACCATTATTTTGTAGTAAATAAAGATCTCCTCGTCCAGAACTGCGAGTACTTCCGAGCGTTGTTCCAGTCAGGAATGAAGGAATGCCAGGAGGATGAGATCTGCCTGCAATGCGTGGGGATTTTGGGGTTTCAAGTCATGATACAAGTTCTGGAAGGGCGTCAACCGATGCTCGACAGCGACCAAATTGTGGAAGCGATTGAATGCACGGCTTTTCTTCAAGTACCTATTCTTACCAAGCATCTAACTAACATAATTAACTTTGAAAACTGCTTGCTTATGTTCCACACTGCTTCCACATATGGAGTTTGGGACCTTTTCCACAACGCTGCACTTTTTATAAGAGATATGTATGCTGATTTGAAGGAAGACCTTTGCACCTTACCCAAAACATTAATCGATTACGTTGAATCGCTAATCCCGGCTAACTATATGGCCGTTTGCAGTCATTCACCGTCATCTGATGAGCTCGAGGATTTCCAAAGGACTATATGCTATTTGGATGAGGAACTTAAAGAATGGAAAGTGCTAACTCAGCTACCTTCGAACGCTAGCACCACTATGGCAGGTGTTACAGTTCTTGACAACAAACTTTACATCATTGGAGGGGTGCACGACGTGAGCAAGAACATCGTGCAAAGTGGATTCTGTTACAATCCGTTGAATAATTCTTGGTCAACTATTTGCAGACCCAATCAGTTGCGTTACAATCTCACGCTAGTAGGTCATGAAGGATGCCTCTACGCTATTGGCGGTGAGTTCGACCACAAAGAGTTATCGTCCGTGGAAAGGTACAAAGTTGCCAACAGTTGCTGGAGTAACGTTTCGCACCTACCACTTCCAGCTGCATCGGTAGTTTCAGCAATTGCGCTGAATaggatttttatttgtctttggaAAGGTAGAGGCGCCACGGATATTTTCGAGTACTTACCGGAGAAAGATCAATGGATACTTGAAACTACACTTGTACGCGAACAAAGCTACGGTCTCTGCATGGTGCCGCATAAGGATAATTTGTATGTGATGCGGAATGGACCTTGCAATGACTTCTTGCTATGCGTCATGGATTGTTATAATCTAAGTTCGCACCAGTGGACAGCCGTGCCGGGCCAGTACGTTAACAGTAAGGGGTCCTTGTTCACTGCGGCGGTAAGGGGAGATTCGGTGTTCACTCTAAGTCGGAAAGTGACCACAGAATACACAATAGAGGATTACAAGTGGAAGAAGAAACGTGAGATGAGTGGGTTTGGCAGGATTGGATCTATATATACTTTTCTCATGAGGCTGCCCAAGGCCATGCTCTCTCTCACAGAAAGGTCAACGGTGACCGCGCCAAGCCAAAGATCTGGAAACATAGTTGGGCACCGCAGAAACTTTGTGCGATGTGTTGATAACCTTTGA